From Microbacterium croceum, a single genomic window includes:
- the serS gene encoding serine--tRNA ligase, with amino-acid sequence MIDLALLREHPEIVRRSQAARGNDQGTVDVALEADRSRRAALAAFEELRAEQNAFGKQVAKAPKEEKAALVAQVKDLAERVKLAQQAAGAAADEAAAALARIENVVIDGVPAGGEADFVELRRVGDVPSFDFEPRDHLELGEILGAIDMERGAKVSGARFYFLRGIGARLEIALMNLALDKALQNGFVPLITPTLVRPEIMQGTGFLGEHADEVYHLDKDDDLYLVGTSEVALAGYHKDEIVDLSDGALRYAGWSTCYRREAGSHGKDTRGIIRVHQFNKLEMFVYIDPADAEAEHLRLVALQEEMLTSLGLAYRVIDVAAGDLGSSAARKYDIEAWVPTQGAFRELTSTSNCTTYQARRLDVRHRPAADASATPGREAKTQHVATLNGTLATTRWIVALLETHQQADGSVRVPEVLRPYLGGLEVIEPTHRSAQGSE; translated from the coding sequence ATGATCGACCTCGCACTCCTCCGCGAACACCCGGAGATCGTCCGCCGTTCACAGGCAGCCCGTGGCAACGACCAGGGCACCGTCGACGTCGCACTCGAGGCCGATCGATCGCGCCGCGCGGCGCTCGCCGCGTTCGAGGAGCTGCGCGCCGAGCAGAACGCCTTCGGCAAGCAGGTCGCCAAGGCCCCCAAAGAGGAGAAGGCCGCGCTCGTCGCGCAGGTCAAGGACCTCGCCGAGCGCGTCAAGCTCGCCCAGCAGGCGGCCGGAGCGGCAGCGGATGAGGCGGCTGCAGCGCTCGCCCGCATCGAGAACGTCGTCATCGATGGTGTTCCTGCGGGGGGCGAGGCGGACTTCGTCGAGCTGCGCCGCGTCGGCGACGTGCCGTCGTTCGACTTCGAGCCTCGCGACCACCTCGAGCTGGGGGAGATCCTCGGCGCGATCGACATGGAGCGCGGAGCCAAGGTCTCCGGCGCCCGGTTCTACTTCCTCCGCGGCATCGGTGCGCGTCTCGAGATCGCCCTCATGAACCTCGCGCTCGACAAGGCTCTGCAGAACGGCTTCGTCCCGCTGATCACTCCCACGCTCGTGCGCCCGGAGATCATGCAGGGGACCGGCTTCCTCGGCGAGCACGCCGATGAGGTCTACCACCTCGACAAGGACGACGACCTCTACCTGGTCGGTACCAGCGAGGTCGCGCTCGCCGGCTACCACAAGGACGAGATCGTCGACCTGTCCGATGGCGCCCTGCGTTACGCCGGATGGTCGACCTGCTACCGCCGCGAGGCCGGCTCGCACGGCAAGGACACCCGCGGCATCATCCGCGTGCATCAGTTCAACAAACTGGAGATGTTCGTCTACATCGACCCCGCCGATGCCGAGGCCGAGCACCTGCGGCTGGTCGCACTCCAGGAGGAGATGCTCACCTCGCTCGGGCTCGCCTACCGCGTGATCGACGTCGCTGCCGGCGACCTGGGCTCGAGCGCCGCACGCAAGTACGACATCGAGGCGTGGGTCCCGACCCAGGGCGCGTTCCGCGAGCTCACCTCGACCTCGAACTGCACCACCTATCAGGCGCGTCGGCTCGATGTGCGACACCGGCCGGCCGCCGATGCTTCGGCGACCCCGGGGCGCGAGGCGAAGACCCAGCATGTCGCGACGCTGAACGGCACGCTGGCCACCACACGCTGGATCGTCGCTCTGCTCGAGACGCATCAGCAGGCGGATGGTTCGGTGCGGGTTCCCGAAGTGCTGCGGCCATACCTCGGCGGGCTCGAAGTGATCGAGCCGACGCATCGATCGGCACAGGGGTCCGAATGA
- a CDS encoding YybH family protein, protein MSTPVTSLDQLNLAFADRFNARDLEGLMALNAPAVVFVPAPGQPVTGEDAVRGALEQFLGLNLPIVMNVRHVFEHDGVGLAVADWTIDGTAPDGSPIALAGTTADVAVHDETHGWRYVIDNPFGTA, encoded by the coding sequence ATGAGCACTCCCGTCACCTCCCTGGACCAGCTGAACCTGGCTTTCGCCGACCGGTTCAACGCCCGCGACCTCGAGGGGCTGATGGCGCTGAACGCCCCCGCCGTCGTCTTCGTCCCCGCTCCGGGTCAGCCCGTCACGGGTGAGGATGCCGTGCGCGGCGCGCTCGAGCAGTTCCTCGGCCTGAACCTGCCGATCGTGATGAACGTCCGCCACGTGTTCGAGCATGACGGCGTGGGCCTCGCCGTCGCCGATTGGACGATCGACGGCACCGCTCCCGACGGCTCGCCGATCGCGCTCGCCGGCACGACCGCCGACGTCGCTGTGCACGATGAGACGCACGGATGGCGCTACGTGATCGACAACCCCTTCGGCACCGCGTGA
- a CDS encoding carbohydrate ABC transporter permease — translation MSMLTLKRGATADDLSPRGPRESLISRGAAMLIMGVFTLYFLTPIWWLFIASTKDRGDLLTTAPLWFADWNLFENIGDLFTYDGGIYLRWILNSIGYAGLGALLATVFAGMCGYALAKYTFPGRELFFNVVLGGVLVPATALALPLFLLFSQVNLTNTFWAVLLPSIVSPFGVYLTRIFASASVPDELIEAGRLDGAGEVRTFFTISVRLMTPALITVFLFQFVTIWNNFFLPLIMLRSQELFPITYGLFAWNTQLNQIPELRTYVLVGSFLSIIPLIIAFLMLQRFWQSGLGNGSVK, via the coding sequence ATGAGCATGCTGACTCTGAAGCGCGGCGCGACCGCCGACGATCTGAGCCCACGCGGGCCTCGCGAGAGCCTCATCTCCCGCGGCGCCGCGATGTTGATCATGGGCGTGTTCACGCTCTACTTCCTCACGCCGATCTGGTGGCTCTTCATCGCATCCACCAAGGACCGCGGCGATCTGCTCACCACGGCTCCGCTCTGGTTCGCGGACTGGAACCTGTTCGAGAACATCGGCGACCTCTTCACCTACGACGGCGGCATCTATCTGCGCTGGATCCTCAACAGCATCGGCTACGCCGGCCTCGGCGCCCTGCTCGCGACGGTGTTCGCCGGCATGTGCGGCTATGCGCTGGCGAAGTACACGTTCCCCGGACGCGAGCTGTTCTTCAACGTCGTGCTGGGCGGCGTGCTCGTTCCGGCCACGGCACTCGCGCTGCCGCTGTTCCTGCTGTTCAGCCAGGTCAACCTCACGAACACGTTCTGGGCGGTGCTGCTGCCGAGCATCGTGAGTCCGTTCGGCGTGTACCTGACGCGCATCTTCGCCTCGGCGTCGGTGCCGGACGAGCTCATCGAAGCCGGCCGTCTGGACGGCGCCGGCGAGGTGCGCACGTTCTTCACGATCTCCGTCCGACTGATGACCCCCGCGCTGATCACGGTCTTCCTTTTCCAGTTCGTCACCATCTGGAACAACTTCTTCCTGCCGCTGATCATGCTGCGCAGCCAGGAGCTGTTCCCCATCACCTACGGACTGTTCGCGTGGAACACGCAGCTCAACCAGATCCCTGAACTGCGCACCTATGTGCTCGTCGGGTCGTTCCTGTCGATCATCCCGCTGATCATCGCGTTCCTGATGCTCCAGCGGTTCTGGCAGAGCGGCCTCGGCAACGGCTCTGTGAAATGA
- a CDS encoding diacylglycerol/lipid kinase family protein, which produces MTKRASARRQAALVYNPIKVDEKHLRAAVRDLSREAGWEHPAFYTTTIEDAGQAATAEALARGVDVVLVAGGDGTVRAVSEAIANTGVPLAILPSGTGNLLARNLGLPLTDPAEMIRAALGDHRLPIDIGWARITREDGSDTEHAFVVLAGIGLDADMIANTRSDLKKSVGWIAYVDGAARSLAGAKPFRAVYQIDEGRLHSTKVHSILFANCGTLPAGIALIPDGSITDGTLDVAVIQPTGMLGWLGVWRKIWWDNSVLRRFRAGRRVLERRGKDASVHYFRGLAAEAAASTPIPIELDGDEFGEAGRITCRVDPGALLLALPAGHRIISS; this is translated from the coding sequence ATGACGAAGCGCGCTTCCGCTCGACGCCAGGCGGCGCTCGTCTACAACCCCATCAAGGTCGACGAGAAGCACCTGCGCGCGGCCGTGCGGGACCTGAGCCGCGAGGCCGGGTGGGAGCATCCCGCGTTCTACACGACCACGATCGAGGATGCCGGGCAGGCCGCCACCGCCGAAGCACTCGCCCGCGGGGTGGACGTCGTCCTCGTCGCCGGTGGCGACGGCACGGTGCGCGCGGTGTCCGAGGCCATCGCGAACACCGGGGTCCCGCTGGCGATCCTGCCCAGCGGCACGGGCAACCTCCTCGCCCGCAACCTCGGCCTGCCCCTCACCGATCCCGCCGAGATGATCCGTGCGGCGCTGGGCGACCACCGACTCCCGATCGACATCGGCTGGGCCCGGATCACACGCGAGGACGGCAGCGACACCGAACATGCCTTCGTTGTGCTCGCGGGCATCGGCTTGGATGCCGACATGATCGCGAACACCCGGTCTGATCTGAAGAAGTCGGTCGGATGGATCGCCTACGTCGACGGGGCCGCGCGCTCACTCGCCGGAGCGAAGCCGTTCCGCGCCGTCTACCAGATCGACGAAGGACGTCTGCACAGCACCAAGGTGCACAGCATCCTGTTCGCGAACTGCGGCACGTTGCCCGCGGGCATCGCGCTGATCCCGGACGGGTCGATCACCGATGGCACGCTCGACGTCGCCGTGATCCAGCCGACCGGGATGCTCGGCTGGCTCGGGGTGTGGCGCAAGATCTGGTGGGACAACTCGGTACTGCGGCGGTTTCGGGCCGGACGCCGCGTGCTGGAGCGCCGCGGGAAGGACGCCTCGGTGCACTACTTCCGCGGACTCGCCGCCGAGGCCGCCGCATCGACACCGATCCCCATCGAACTCGACGGCGATGAGTTCGGCGAAGCCGGGCGCATCACCTGCCGCGTCGACCCCGGCGCGCTCCTGCTGGCGCTGCCGGCCGGGCACCGGATCATCTCGTCCTGA
- a CDS encoding beta-galactosidase: MTTPARPFTHDGIAFGCDYNPEQWTPEVWDEDIALMREIGVDLVAINIFGWAHIEPRAGEYDFSRLDDIIARLHAGGIRVNLGTGTASPPAWLTTAHPEILPMVEDGTRRYPGGRQAFCPSSAIFRTAALSLVEQVARRYGDHPAVELWHVSNELGCHNALCYCDESAAAFRLWLRERYQDIGALNAAWGTSFWSQTYREWSEILPPRATLSLRNPGQTLDFHRFSSDQLIDYYRAEAEVIRPLSPRPITTNFMVTTHIENLDYWSWADDMDIVANDHYLDHRLADPTSELAFNADLTRGLAQGAPWLLMEHSTGAVNWQPLNLPKGDGELLRNSLTHVARGADGICFFQWRASVQGSEKFHSAMLPHAGTDTAVWREVSELGATLGRLSEVTGSRVEAHAAIVFSWEAWWATDADARPSHSIGYLDQMHAAYTALHDLGITVDIVRPGSDLDGYRLVVVPGLHLVRTEDATVITDWIAAGGTALVTFYSGTVDEQDRIFTGGYTGPFRDALGVRIEEFAPVAAGTVVRLSDGSDARLWSERGRATTAEVVASFTGGAADGSPAITRNSWGGGTAWYLATLPNADAYRDLMARIVADVGLTPPASVIGELGALELVRRRGADQSYLFIVNHGAAEVTVDATGLDLVTETAVDGHVVVPAGAVRIIREESIA, encoded by the coding sequence ATGACCACCCCCGCACGGCCCTTCACCCACGACGGCATCGCCTTCGGCTGCGACTACAACCCGGAGCAGTGGACTCCCGAGGTGTGGGACGAGGACATCGCCCTGATGCGGGAGATCGGCGTCGACCTGGTCGCGATCAACATCTTCGGATGGGCGCACATCGAGCCCCGCGCCGGCGAGTACGACTTCTCCCGCCTCGACGACATCATCGCGCGACTGCACGCCGGCGGCATCCGGGTCAACCTGGGAACCGGCACCGCCTCTCCCCCGGCGTGGCTCACCACCGCGCACCCCGAGATCCTGCCCATGGTCGAGGACGGCACGCGGCGCTACCCCGGCGGACGCCAGGCGTTCTGCCCCAGCTCGGCGATCTTCCGCACCGCCGCACTCTCGCTGGTCGAGCAGGTGGCCCGGCGCTACGGCGATCACCCCGCCGTGGAGCTGTGGCACGTGTCGAACGAGCTCGGGTGCCACAACGCCCTCTGCTACTGCGACGAGAGCGCCGCGGCCTTCCGCCTGTGGCTTCGCGAGCGGTATCAGGACATCGGCGCCCTCAACGCGGCGTGGGGCACCTCGTTCTGGAGCCAGACGTACCGCGAGTGGTCCGAGATCCTGCCCCCGCGCGCCACCCTGTCGCTGCGCAACCCCGGTCAGACGCTGGACTTCCACCGCTTCAGCTCGGACCAGCTGATCGACTACTACCGGGCAGAGGCCGAGGTCATCCGCCCGCTCAGCCCGCGACCGATCACGACCAACTTCATGGTCACCACCCACATCGAGAACCTCGACTACTGGTCGTGGGCCGATGACATGGACATCGTGGCGAACGACCACTACCTCGACCACCGCCTCGCCGACCCCACCTCCGAGCTCGCCTTCAACGCCGATCTGACGCGCGGGCTCGCTCAGGGCGCACCGTGGCTGCTGATGGAGCACTCCACCGGTGCCGTGAACTGGCAGCCGCTCAACCTGCCCAAGGGCGATGGCGAGCTGCTGCGCAACTCCCTCACCCACGTGGCCCGCGGCGCGGACGGCATCTGCTTCTTCCAGTGGCGCGCGTCGGTGCAGGGCAGCGAGAAGTTCCACTCCGCGATGCTCCCGCACGCCGGCACCGACACCGCCGTCTGGCGTGAGGTGTCGGAGCTCGGCGCCACGCTGGGACGCCTGTCGGAGGTGACCGGCTCGCGCGTCGAGGCGCACGCGGCGATCGTCTTCTCCTGGGAGGCCTGGTGGGCGACCGATGCCGACGCCCGCCCTAGCCATTCGATCGGGTACCTGGATCAGATGCACGCCGCCTACACGGCGCTGCACGACCTCGGCATCACCGTCGACATCGTGCGCCCCGGCAGCGACCTCGACGGCTATCGGCTGGTGGTCGTGCCCGGTCTGCACCTCGTGCGCACGGAGGACGCGACAGTCATCACCGACTGGATCGCCGCGGGCGGAACCGCCCTGGTCACGTTCTACAGCGGCACGGTCGACGAGCAGGATCGCATCTTCACCGGTGGCTACACCGGCCCGTTCCGCGACGCGCTGGGCGTGCGCATCGAGGAGTTCGCCCCGGTCGCGGCGGGCACGGTCGTGCGCCTGAGCGACGGCTCGGACGCACGCCTGTGGTCGGAGCGGGGACGCGCCACCACCGCCGAGGTGGTGGCCTCGTTCACCGGAGGCGCCGCCGACGGCTCCCCCGCGATCACGCGCAACAGCTGGGGTGGGGGGACCGCGTGGTACCTCGCCACGCTCCCGAACGCCGACGCCTACCGCGACCTGATGGCGCGCATCGTCGCCGACGTCGGCCTCACGCCACCGGCATCCGTCATCGGCGAACTCGGCGCACTCGAGCTCGTGCGGCGCCGCGGCGCGGACCAGTCCTATCTGTTCATCGTCAACCACGGTGCCGCGGAGGTGACCGTCGACGCCACCGGCCTCGACCTCGTCACCGAGACAGCGGTGGACGGGCACGTCGTCGTGCCGGCCGGAGCCGTGCGCATCATTCGAGAGGAGTCGATCGCATGA
- a CDS encoding RNA polymerase sigma factor codes for MGERTPHVDGNQGRTLLSTMLADEPQRLRRRSISLGVPVDDADDAAQTALLRAWRSIEHLEVPEPGRLCSWLDAIARNVAIDLARHRARHPEAVLDDATPDPGSVAGVVEIRVLLDGALSALRALPESLRAPLLLTVVDGLSTTEVADRLGIEPAAARQRISRARKAMSACRKSGMEAD; via the coding sequence ATGGGCGAGCGGACACCGCACGTGGACGGGAATCAGGGGCGCACACTCCTCTCGACGATGCTCGCCGACGAGCCGCAGCGGCTTCGGCGCCGCAGCATCTCGCTCGGGGTGCCGGTGGACGATGCCGACGATGCGGCGCAGACCGCGCTGCTGCGGGCATGGCGTTCGATCGAGCACCTCGAGGTGCCAGAACCGGGACGACTCTGCTCGTGGCTCGACGCGATCGCGCGCAACGTCGCCATCGACCTCGCGCGACACCGCGCGCGGCATCCGGAGGCCGTGCTCGATGACGCGACGCCCGACCCCGGGAGTGTGGCCGGAGTCGTCGAGATCAGAGTGCTGCTCGACGGCGCCCTGTCGGCTCTGCGCGCTCTGCCGGAATCGCTGCGCGCGCCGCTGCTGCTGACGGTGGTCGATGGACTGTCGACCACCGAGGTGGCGGATCGTCTGGGCATCGAGCCGGCAGCCGCGCGGCAGCGGATCTCCCGTGCGCGAAAGGCGATGTCGGCCTGCCGGAAGTCGGGGATGGAGGCGGACTGA
- a CDS encoding LacI family DNA-binding transcriptional regulator produces MSNERRHRATVKDVATEAGVSRGTVSRVLNGQPYVSNEARAAIEAAIAKVGFVPNRAARSLVMQRTQAIGLIVHEPHSLFIEDPNIGAILLGANAALSEADYQLSFLIADSARDIERLARYLTGGLIDGVIVVSAREGDPITKAIAQLDLPATFVGHPHDIGDAAYVAIDNRGAAREITRRLAATGRQRIGMIAAALDRDSGADRLAGFVDARGNDFDPRLVQRVPLYSYADGQAGMRALLETCPDIDGVFAASDAVAAGAMDVLQAAGKRIPADVGIVGFDDSSWALRCDPPLSTMRQSANELGRAAAESVLAQLRREAPSTESRILECAVVWRESA; encoded by the coding sequence ATGAGCAACGAGCGCAGGCACCGGGCGACGGTCAAGGACGTGGCGACCGAGGCGGGAGTGTCCCGAGGCACGGTCAGCCGCGTCCTCAACGGCCAGCCGTACGTGTCGAACGAGGCCCGTGCGGCGATCGAGGCCGCGATCGCGAAGGTCGGATTCGTGCCGAACCGCGCGGCCCGGAGTCTGGTGATGCAGCGCACGCAGGCGATCGGCCTGATCGTGCACGAGCCGCACTCGCTCTTCATCGAAGACCCCAACATCGGGGCGATCCTGCTGGGCGCCAATGCGGCGCTGTCCGAGGCGGACTACCAGCTCTCCTTCCTCATCGCCGATTCGGCTCGTGACATCGAGCGGCTCGCCCGCTACCTCACCGGCGGCCTGATCGACGGCGTCATCGTCGTGTCCGCCCGCGAAGGGGATCCGATCACCAAGGCCATCGCGCAGCTCGACCTGCCCGCGACGTTCGTCGGTCATCCGCACGACATCGGCGACGCGGCCTACGTCGCGATCGACAACCGAGGAGCGGCACGCGAGATCACCCGGCGGCTCGCGGCGACCGGACGGCAGCGCATCGGGATGATCGCCGCCGCGCTGGATCGCGACTCGGGTGCCGATCGCCTGGCCGGATTCGTCGACGCCAGGGGCAACGACTTCGATCCTCGCCTCGTGCAGCGCGTTCCGCTGTACTCCTATGCCGACGGGCAGGCCGGCATGCGCGCGCTGCTGGAGACGTGTCCCGACATCGACGGTGTCTTCGCCGCGAGCGACGCGGTCGCGGCGGGGGCCATGGACGTGCTGCAGGCCGCGGGGAAGCGCATCCCTGCGGACGTGGGGATCGTCGGGTTCGACGACAGCTCGTGGGCGCTGCGCTGCGACCCTCCTCTCTCCACCATGCGGCAGTCGGCGAATGAGCTCGGCCGGGCCGCCGCCGAATCCGTGCTCGCGCAGCTGCGCAGAGAGGCCCCCTCGACGGAGAGTCGGATCCTGGAGTGCGCCGTGGTGTGGCGAGAGTCCGCCTGA
- a CDS encoding carbohydrate ABC transporter permease — MTATQLLVTESGRGRKQPGRRFTPHKGAITFFAGPFGVLFLLFYLIPIGYAIYQSLLVVEREGTYGQPQQVFGGFTQYANVFANAPFWESVGRVLLFGIVQVPVMLGLALLFALLLDSPVLKGKKFFRLAFFAPYAVPGVIAAIMWGFLYSPNLSPFTDVTRSIDFLSPEMVLWSIANVVTWVFVGYNMLIIYSALLAIPAEVYEAARLDGAGQIRIAWSIKIPMVAPALVLTTVFSIIGTFQLLAEPQVFRSFSAAVSSTFTPNMTIYATNSIPNTNLAAAFSVVLALATFILSFTFLKISQRKAEQ; from the coding sequence ATGACCGCCACACAGCTGCTCGTCACCGAGTCGGGGAGGGGGCGAAAGCAACCAGGTCGTCGATTCACCCCGCACAAGGGCGCGATCACGTTCTTCGCCGGCCCGTTCGGCGTGCTGTTCCTGCTCTTCTACCTCATCCCGATCGGCTACGCGATCTACCAGTCGCTGCTCGTCGTCGAGCGCGAGGGCACGTACGGTCAGCCGCAGCAGGTGTTCGGCGGGTTCACGCAGTACGCCAATGTCTTCGCGAACGCTCCGTTCTGGGAGTCCGTGGGTCGGGTGCTGCTGTTCGGCATCGTCCAGGTGCCCGTGATGCTCGGCCTGGCACTTCTGTTCGCGCTGCTGCTGGATTCCCCCGTGCTGAAGGGCAAGAAGTTCTTCCGCCTCGCGTTCTTCGCACCGTACGCGGTGCCCGGTGTGATCGCCGCGATCATGTGGGGTTTCCTCTACTCCCCCAACCTGTCGCCGTTCACCGACGTCACGCGCTCGATCGACTTCCTCTCCCCCGAGATGGTGCTGTGGTCGATCGCGAACGTCGTGACCTGGGTCTTCGTCGGCTACAACATGCTGATCATCTACTCCGCCCTTCTGGCGATCCCCGCCGAGGTCTACGAGGCGGCGCGGCTCGACGGCGCCGGGCAGATCCGCATCGCCTGGTCCATCAAGATCCCGATGGTCGCCCCTGCCCTCGTCCTCACCACGGTGTTCTCGATCATCGGCACCTTCCAGCTCCTCGCCGAACCCCAGGTGTTCCGGTCGTTCAGCGCTGCCGTGTCGAGCACGTTCACGCCGAACATGACCATCTACGCCACCAACTCGATCCCGAACACGAACCTCGCGGCCGCCTTCTCGGTGGTGCTGGCACTGGCGACGTTCATCCTGTCGTTCACATTCCTGAAGATCTCCCAGCGGAAGGCTGAGCAATGA
- a CDS encoding LCP family protein produces the protein MSESTRRRRTIARHGQLRSPGPVSQLLKFIAIGLAVVLVSGVGVAAYIAYDFSSTVAANAVDLDGQEAVPPNIGEYEGGFNMVLAGVDTCEEKYASLFGERCSGSDSEGSLNDVNLLVHVSEEPRRITVVSFPRDLMIPIPECTDDEGNVHSAMSKQPLNVAYSDGGLNCVVQTISQLSGQEVQFAASVTFGGVIEITNAIGGVDVCLANPIRDRYTGLDMSAGTHTVEGLQALQFLRTRHGVGDGSDLGRIGNQQQYMSSLARKLISGEVLGNVPVMLKLANTALSNLEASTSLANNPMTIVQIALAVKEVPFEDIVFVQYPTGADYADPNKVVPNTEAATALWDAIEANAQLQITHENTSNDGVVVEEPAAPTEEVTPDPTATPENVVALPNTIKGNSAAQQTCSNGNVR, from the coding sequence GTGAGCGAATCCACCCGCCGCCGTCGCACCATCGCACGGCACGGCCAGCTCCGCAGCCCCGGACCGGTCAGCCAGCTGCTCAAGTTCATCGCGATCGGCCTCGCCGTGGTGCTCGTCAGCGGCGTGGGTGTAGCCGCATACATCGCCTACGACTTCTCGAGCACCGTCGCGGCCAACGCCGTCGACCTCGACGGGCAGGAAGCCGTTCCGCCGAACATCGGCGAGTACGAGGGCGGCTTCAACATGGTCCTCGCCGGCGTCGACACCTGCGAGGAGAAGTACGCCTCGCTCTTCGGTGAGCGGTGCAGCGGCAGCGACTCCGAGGGGTCGCTCAACGACGTGAACCTCCTGGTGCACGTCTCGGAGGAGCCGCGCCGGATCACCGTCGTCAGCTTCCCCCGAGACCTCATGATCCCGATCCCGGAGTGCACCGACGACGAGGGCAACGTCCACTCGGCCATGAGCAAGCAGCCGCTCAACGTGGCGTACAGCGATGGCGGTCTCAACTGCGTCGTGCAGACCATCTCCCAGCTCAGCGGCCAGGAGGTGCAGTTCGCGGCATCCGTCACGTTCGGCGGCGTGATCGAGATCACCAACGCGATCGGCGGCGTCGACGTGTGCCTGGCGAACCCGATCAGGGACCGTTACACGGGTCTCGACATGTCGGCAGGTACCCACACGGTGGAAGGGCTGCAGGCGCTGCAGTTCCTGCGCACGCGTCATGGTGTCGGCGACGGCAGCGACCTCGGGCGCATCGGCAACCAGCAGCAGTACATGTCGAGCCTGGCGCGCAAGCTCATCAGCGGCGAAGTGCTCGGCAACGTGCCCGTCATGCTGAAGCTGGCCAACACCGCGCTGAGCAACCTCGAGGCGAGCACCTCGCTCGCCAACAACCCGATGACGATCGTGCAGATCGCCCTCGCGGTCAAGGAGGTGCCGTTCGAGGACATCGTCTTCGTGCAGTACCCGACCGGTGCGGACTACGCCGACCCGAACAAGGTCGTGCCGAACACCGAAGCGGCCACGGCGCTCTGGGACGCGATCGAGGCCAACGCCCAGCTGCAGATCACGCACGAGAACACCAGCAACGACGGCGTGGTCGTCGAGGAACCCGCGGCCCCGACCGAAGAGGTGACGCCGGATCCCACGGCCACCCCGGAGAACGTCGTCGCGCTGCCGAACACGATCAAGGGCAACTCGGCCGCCCAGCAGACCTGCTCGAACGGCAACGTCCGCTAG
- a CDS encoding HAD family hydrolase: MTAPWLVGLDVDGTILLQDETMSPGVPEAVARVRDAGHEVTIATGRSWMATRRYVEELGLTAEYVVCSNGAVTMRRVGAEWERWNVETFDPAPVLALLRDRLPEARYMVELASGQRLYTEQLDDWTLDGGRRVSFDELAAEPVSRVVVVSPGHDEEDFHRLVADAGLNEVSYAIGWTAWLDIAPQGVDKGTALEQVRVALGLPEERVLVAGDGRNDIGMFGWARALGGRAVAMGQAPDVVKDAASEVTGDVADGGLAMALGTLPAPAQVRAGQ, from the coding sequence ATGACCGCTCCGTGGCTGGTCGGGCTCGACGTCGACGGCACGATCCTGCTGCAGGACGAGACGATGAGCCCCGGCGTACCGGAGGCCGTCGCCCGCGTGCGCGATGCCGGGCACGAGGTGACGATCGCCACGGGTCGCAGCTGGATGGCGACTCGGCGCTACGTCGAGGAGCTCGGACTGACGGCGGAGTACGTCGTGTGCTCCAACGGTGCGGTCACGATGCGGCGCGTGGGTGCCGAGTGGGAGCGATGGAACGTCGAGACCTTCGACCCGGCTCCTGTGCTCGCGCTGCTGCGCGACCGTCTTCCCGAAGCCCGCTACATGGTGGAGCTCGCCTCGGGGCAGCGGCTGTACACCGAGCAGCTCGACGACTGGACGCTCGACGGTGGACGCCGGGTGAGTTTCGACGAGCTCGCCGCGGAGCCCGTCTCCCGCGTCGTCGTGGTCTCGCCGGGACACGACGAGGAGGACTTTCACCGTCTGGTGGCCGACGCGGGCCTCAACGAGGTCTCCTACGCGATCGGCTGGACCGCCTGGCTCGACATCGCCCCGCAGGGCGTCGACAAGGGGACGGCGCTGGAGCAGGTGCGCGTCGCGCTCGGCCTCCCCGAGGAACGCGTGCTGGTCGCCGGGGACGGACGCAACGACATCGGCATGTTCGGCTGGGCCCGGGCGCTCGGCGGACGCGCGGTGGCGATGGGGCAGGCGCCCGATGTGGTCAAGGACGCCGCCTCCGAGGTCACCGGCGATGTGGCCGACGGAGGGCTGGCGATGGCGCTGGGCACGCTTCCAGCACCCGCTCAGGTGCGCGCGGGACAATAG